One part of the Mycobacterium marinum genome encodes these proteins:
- the infC gene encoding translation initiation factor IF-3 has protein sequence MSTETRVNERIRVPEVRLIGPGGEQVGIVRIEDALRVAADADLDLVEVAPNARAPVCKIMDYGKYKYEAAQKARESRRNQQQTVVKEQKLRPKIDDHDYETKKGHVIRFLEAGSKVKVTIMFRGREQSRPELGYRLLQRLGADVAEYGFVETSAKQDGRNMTMVLAPHRGAKTRARARHPDDPAAHSADGDNQPN, from the coding sequence ATCAGCACTGAGACCCGCGTCAACGAGCGCATTCGCGTACCTGAAGTCCGATTGATCGGCCCAGGAGGGGAGCAGGTAGGCATAGTGCGTATCGAAGACGCACTCCGCGTCGCCGCGGATGCCGACCTCGACCTTGTCGAAGTTGCCCCGAACGCCAGAGCACCGGTCTGCAAGATCATGGACTACGGCAAGTACAAGTACGAGGCGGCGCAAAAGGCGCGTGAATCCCGCCGCAACCAGCAGCAGACCGTTGTCAAAGAACAGAAGCTGCGGCCGAAGATCGACGACCATGATTACGAGACCAAAAAGGGCCACGTGATCCGCTTCCTGGAGGCGGGATCGAAGGTCAAGGTCACCATCATGTTCCGCGGGCGCGAGCAGTCCAGGCCGGAGTTGGGCTACCGACTGCTGCAGCGGCTGGGCGCCGATGTCGCCGAGTACGGGTTCGTCGAAACCTCCGCCAAGCAGGACGGGCGCAACATGACGATGGTGCTGGCACCGCACCGCGGCGCAAAGACACGTGCCAGGGCCCGGCATCCTGACGACCCCGCGGCCCATTCGGCCGACGGTGACAACCAACCGAACTAA
- the rpmI gene encoding 50S ribosomal protein L35: MPKAKTHSGASKRFRRTGTGKIVRQKANRRHLLEHKSSKRTRRLDGRTTVAANDTKRVKSLLNG; this comes from the coding sequence ATGCCCAAGGCTAAGACCCACAGCGGGGCCTCGAAGCGCTTCCGGCGTACCGGTACCGGAAAGATTGTCCGGCAGAAGGCCAACCGTCGGCACCTGCTCGAGCACAAGTCGAGCAAGCGAACCCGGCGCCTGGATGGCCGCACCACGGTGGCCGCCAACGACACCAAGCGAGTCAAATCGCTGCTGAATGGCTAA
- the rplT gene encoding 50S ribosomal protein L20, producing MARVKRAVNAHKKRRSVLKASKGYRGQRSRLYRKAKEQQLHSLNYAYRDRRARKGEFRKLWISRINAAARANDITYNRLIQGLKAAGVEVDRKNLADIAITDPAAFTALVDVARAALPEDVNAPSGEAA from the coding sequence ATGGCACGCGTTAAGCGGGCAGTTAATGCCCACAAGAAGCGGCGCTCAGTCCTAAAGGCCTCGAAAGGCTATCGCGGCCAGCGGTCGCGGCTCTACCGCAAAGCCAAAGAGCAGCAGCTGCATTCACTGAACTACGCCTACCGTGACCGTCGCGCGCGCAAGGGCGAGTTCCGGAAATTGTGGATCTCGCGCATCAATGCGGCCGCGCGTGCCAACGACATCACCTACAACCGGCTGATTCAGGGGCTCAAGGCCGCTGGCGTCGAGGTGGACCGCAAGAACCTGGCTGACATCGCGATCACCGATCCGGCGGCGTTCACCGCGCTGGTCGATGTTGCCCGCGCTGCGCTGCCGGAGGATGTCAACGCTCCCTCCGGAGAGGCTGCTTAA
- a CDS encoding TrmH family RNA methyltransferase: protein MLTERSARVSAAAKLQRHVGRRRTGRFLAEGPNLVEAAAARGLIRELFVTEAAEQRHEPLLARQDAPVYVVTERAAKALSDTVTPSGLVAVCQMPTTGLAGVLSGAPRLVAVAVEIGEPGNAGTLIRIADAMGANAVVLAGNSVDPYNGKCLRASAGSIFAIPVIVAPDTSAALGALRGAGLQVLASVVDGEKSLDDIDQLLEAPTAWLFGPEAHGLSAEVAAAAHHRVRIPMSGGAESLNVAAAAAICLYQSARALSSDR from the coding sequence ATTCTCACCGAGCGCTCGGCCAGGGTTTCGGCAGCGGCAAAATTGCAGCGCCACGTGGGGCGTCGCCGCACGGGCCGCTTTCTTGCCGAAGGGCCTAACCTCGTCGAGGCCGCGGCGGCGCGCGGGCTGATCCGCGAGCTGTTTGTCACCGAGGCCGCCGAGCAACGGCACGAGCCGCTGCTAGCCCGGCAGGACGCGCCGGTCTATGTGGTGACAGAGCGTGCCGCAAAGGCTTTGTCCGACACCGTTACCCCAAGCGGCCTCGTTGCCGTCTGCCAAATGCCGACGACCGGGTTGGCGGGGGTACTCAGCGGTGCGCCGCGGCTGGTTGCGGTGGCCGTCGAGATCGGCGAGCCGGGCAACGCGGGCACACTCATCCGCATTGCCGATGCCATGGGGGCCAACGCGGTGGTTCTGGCCGGCAACAGTGTCGATCCCTATAACGGGAAGTGTTTGCGCGCATCGGCCGGCAGCATCTTTGCGATTCCCGTCATCGTCGCGCCTGACACCAGCGCAGCGCTTGGTGCGTTGCGCGGGGCCGGTCTACAGGTGCTGGCCAGCGTGGTAGACGGTGAGAAGTCCCTCGACGACATCGACCAACTGCTCGAAGCTCCCACCGCGTGGCTGTTCGGCCCGGAAGCACACGGATTGTCGGCCGAGGTCGCTGCTGCGGCGCATCACCGCGTCCGCATTCCGATGTCTGGGGGAGCGGAGAGCCTCAACGTGGCCGCGGCCGCGGCCATTTGTCTGTATCAGAGCGCCCGGGCATTGAGCAGCGATCGCTGA
- a CDS encoding oxygenase MpaB family protein, with product MTATSPPAANPLGPDSLTWKYFGDLRTGMMGVWIGAIQNMYPELGAGVTEHSILLREPLQRVARSVYPIMGVVYDGDRAAQTGQQIKGYHRTIKGVDAGGRRYHALNPETFYWAHATFFMLVVKVAEYFCGGLTEAEKRQLFDEHVQWYRMYGMSMRPVPETWEDFQDYWERVGRDELEINQATLDIFNMRIPKPKFVLMPTGIWDQLFRPLVAGQRWIAAGLFEPAVREKAGMHWTQGDEVLLRLFGKAVELAFLAVPDEIRLHPRALAAYRRAEGRVKRDAPLVEAPSFMAPPSDRRGLPMHYFPPRAHPAKVLLERAGSLVHSTLSIAGLRPARGRSRTTTAA from the coding sequence ATGACAGCCACCTCTCCGCCAGCGGCCAACCCGCTCGGGCCAGACTCGCTGACCTGGAAATACTTCGGCGACCTACGCACCGGGATGATGGGCGTGTGGATCGGCGCGATCCAAAACATGTATCCCGAGCTGGGCGCTGGCGTCACGGAACACTCGATCCTGCTCCGCGAGCCACTGCAGCGGGTGGCCCGGTCGGTCTACCCCATCATGGGTGTGGTCTACGACGGCGACCGCGCCGCTCAGACCGGACAGCAGATCAAGGGTTATCACCGAACCATCAAGGGCGTGGACGCCGGTGGACGTCGATACCACGCACTCAATCCGGAAACCTTCTACTGGGCACATGCCACGTTCTTCATGCTGGTGGTCAAGGTGGCCGAATACTTCTGCGGTGGCTTGACCGAGGCCGAGAAGCGCCAGTTGTTCGACGAGCACGTGCAGTGGTACCGGATGTACGGGATGAGCATGCGCCCGGTGCCCGAGACGTGGGAAGACTTTCAGGATTACTGGGAGCGGGTGGGCCGCGACGAACTCGAGATCAATCAGGCCACCCTCGACATTTTCAATATGCGCATCCCCAAGCCGAAGTTCGTACTCATGCCCACAGGCATCTGGGACCAGCTGTTCCGACCGCTGGTGGCCGGTCAGCGCTGGATTGCCGCCGGCCTGTTCGAGCCGGCCGTCCGTGAGAAGGCGGGCATGCACTGGACCCAGGGCGACGAGGTGTTGTTGCGATTGTTCGGCAAGGCCGTCGAGTTGGCGTTTCTGGCGGTGCCCGATGAGATCCGGCTACACCCCCGGGCGCTGGCCGCCTACCGACGGGCTGAGGGACGAGTCAAACGTGACGCTCCACTGGTCGAGGCGCCCAGTTTCATGGCGCCTCCATCGGATCGCCGTGGCCTGCCCATGCACTACTTTCCGCCACGCGCCCACCCGGCCAAGGTATTGCTCGAACGGGCGGGATCGCTGGTCCACAGCACCCTCTCGATCGCCGGGCTGCGGCCCGCTCGCGGTCGGAGTCGCACCACGACCGCGGCCTAG
- a CDS encoding PE family protein, with protein MSFLNVAPEMVAAAADNVESIGSALTAAQAAAAAPTIELVAPAADGVSIAVTAAFGSAAEEFQELGAQAAAFHEQIVALLNTAAAAYAGAEATAKQALLGVVNGPAQALLGHSLVGPTAGGYTAAAADGTSGGVVGALLGDPLLGVPFSAPYSFDTPFGPVALTLNGTASPLGEVVIDSGSLNVPLPLRLGVNALGPAITTAAALQASGTAFSGAVQSGDLLGAAGALLTAPGSAVNGFLFGQTAISQMVPAPDGSGYTSVDVSVPVGGLLAPTSVATLTLTPTSGAPTAILLDGSKFGGLITGLLDDFVPGF; from the coding sequence ATGTCGTTTCTGAACGTGGCGCCCGAAATGGTGGCCGCAGCGGCCGACAATGTGGAAAGCATTGGCTCGGCCCTAACTGCGGCCCAGGCTGCTGCCGCGGCACCGACGATCGAGCTTGTCGCACCCGCGGCCGATGGAGTTTCGATAGCCGTCACCGCTGCATTTGGGTCGGCCGCCGAGGAGTTCCAGGAGCTGGGCGCCCAGGCAGCCGCGTTTCATGAGCAGATCGTCGCCCTGTTGAACACCGCCGCAGCCGCGTATGCCGGCGCCGAAGCCACTGCCAAGCAGGCGTTACTCGGTGTGGTCAATGGGCCAGCCCAGGCGCTACTGGGGCACTCATTGGTTGGGCCGACCGCAGGCGGCTACACCGCCGCCGCGGCCGACGGGACCAGCGGTGGCGTTGTCGGCGCGTTGCTCGGTGACCCACTGTTGGGCGTGCCGTTCAGCGCTCCCTACAGCTTCGATACTCCATTCGGTCCGGTGGCCCTGACGCTGAACGGGACTGCCTCGCCACTGGGAGAAGTCGTCATCGACTCGGGATCGCTCAACGTCCCCCTCCCGCTCCGGCTCGGGGTGAACGCGCTCGGCCCGGCGATCACCACGGCGGCTGCGCTGCAGGCCAGCGGCACGGCATTTTCGGGCGCGGTGCAAAGTGGGGACCTGCTAGGGGCGGCCGGTGCCCTGCTGACAGCTCCCGGCAGCGCGGTGAACGGCTTCCTGTTCGGCCAAACCGCAATATCGCAGATGGTTCCCGCGCCGGACGGGTCTGGATACACGTCGGTGGATGTCAGTGTGCCGGTTGGGGGTCTGCTGGCTCCCACCAGCGTCGCTACGCTCACGTTGACACCGACTAGTGGTGCGCCGACCGCCATTCTCTTGGACGGAAGCAAGTTTGGTGGCCTGATCACGGGCCTCTTGGATGACTTCGTGCCCGGTTTCTAG
- a CDS encoding adenylate/guanylate cyclase domain-containing protein, with the protein MEVGADNGDPGVPDETAITLAATAPRRRSPVEWLRSTNHSPGVVAFVRRARRLLPGDPEFGDPLSTAGDGGPRAAARAADRLLGDRDAASREVSLSVLQVWQAFTEAVSRRPANAEVTLVFTDLVGFSTWSLQAGDDAALKLLRQVARAVEPPLLDAGGHIVKRLGDGIMAVFRNPTVAVRAVLIAQDAVKAVEVEGYTPRMRVGIHTGRPQRLAADWLGVDVNIAARVMERATKGGVMISSPTLDLIPQSELDAMRVVAKRARRPMFASKLTGIPPDLAIYRLTTRKDLATIGDTADTDLQA; encoded by the coding sequence GTGGAAGTCGGCGCTGACAACGGGGACCCCGGCGTGCCCGATGAGACGGCGATCACGCTGGCTGCGACTGCCCCGCGTCGACGCTCTCCGGTCGAGTGGCTGAGGTCCACGAACCACAGTCCTGGTGTGGTGGCTTTCGTCCGACGAGCGCGGCGATTATTGCCCGGCGATCCTGAGTTCGGTGATCCGCTATCCACCGCCGGTGACGGCGGTCCCCGTGCCGCGGCGCGGGCCGCCGACCGGCTGCTGGGGGATCGCGATGCCGCATCGCGGGAGGTCAGCCTGAGTGTGCTTCAGGTGTGGCAGGCGTTCACCGAGGCGGTTTCGCGCCGGCCGGCGAATGCGGAGGTGACGCTAGTCTTCACCGATTTGGTGGGTTTCTCGACGTGGTCGCTGCAAGCCGGCGACGACGCGGCCCTGAAATTGCTGCGGCAGGTGGCGCGGGCCGTCGAGCCGCCGTTATTGGATGCCGGTGGACATATCGTCAAGCGCTTGGGTGACGGGATCATGGCGGTGTTCCGCAACCCCACCGTCGCGGTGCGTGCCGTCCTGATTGCTCAAGATGCCGTGAAAGCTGTTGAAGTGGAGGGCTATACGCCGCGAATGCGAGTCGGTATCCACACCGGTCGACCGCAGCGGCTGGCGGCTGACTGGCTCGGAGTCGACGTCAACATCGCAGCTCGGGTGATGGAACGCGCTACCAAGGGCGGCGTCATGATCTCGAGCCCCACCCTGGACTTGATCCCACAAAGCGAGTTGGATGCCATGCGCGTCGTCGCCAAGCGGGCACGCAGGCCGATGTTTGCCAGCAAGCTAACCGGGATTCCGCCGGACTTGGCGATTTATCGCCTCACCACTCGTAAAGACCTGGCAACTATTGGTGACACCGCGGACACAGATTTGCAGGCATAG
- a CDS encoding rhomboid-like protein: protein MTYAIQWIFAIVCRLARVRFTVSYLAALASVSIAMLMLGPQAHERVIRHASTNLHNLAHGRLATLWNSAFVIDEGPLYFWLPCLACLLALAELHLRTARLTVAFFVGHLGATLLVAATLAGAVEFGWLPVSIAHVSDVGMSYGALAVLGALTAAISRRWQPAWIGWWVALGLAAAVAGGDFTDSGHAVSLLLGMLVTARFRHPIRWTPARYALLMVSSGFGFLLLAHTRWTSASGVALGAVGALVVYGLARWTTMRVAPA from the coding sequence ATGACTTACGCGATTCAGTGGATTTTCGCCATCGTGTGCCGGCTCGCGCGGGTCCGCTTCACAGTCAGCTACCTAGCGGCGCTCGCCTCGGTGAGCATCGCAATGCTGATGCTTGGTCCGCAGGCTCACGAGCGAGTGATTCGGCATGCCAGCACCAACCTGCACAATCTGGCGCATGGCCGCTTGGCAACCCTGTGGAACAGCGCCTTCGTCATCGACGAGGGTCCGCTCTACTTCTGGCTCCCGTGCCTGGCCTGTCTGCTCGCCCTTGCCGAGCTGCACTTGCGCACCGCGCGGCTTACCGTCGCGTTTTTCGTCGGCCATCTAGGGGCGACGCTACTAGTAGCGGCGACGCTTGCCGGTGCGGTCGAGTTCGGTTGGTTGCCCGTTTCGATCGCCCACGTCAGCGACGTCGGTATGAGCTACGGCGCGCTGGCGGTGTTGGGGGCGCTTACCGCGGCAATTTCGCGACGGTGGCAGCCGGCGTGGATTGGCTGGTGGGTTGCCCTGGGCTTGGCGGCTGCGGTCGCCGGCGGCGATTTCACCGACTCGGGTCATGCCGTTTCGTTGTTGCTGGGCATGCTGGTGACCGCGCGCTTCAGGCACCCGATTCGCTGGACTCCCGCGCGCTACGCGTTACTGATGGTCTCGTCGGGGTTCGGTTTCCTGCTATTGGCACATACCCGCTGGACATCGGCGAGTGGGGTGGCGCTGGGGGCGGTGGGTGCGTTGGTCGTATACGGCTTGGCGCGCTGGACAACGATGCGGGTCGCGCCGGCTTAG
- the pheS gene encoding phenylalanine--tRNA ligase subunit alpha — protein MGDQPVDLSPQGLANVVKLAHQAFASADNLEALARAKTEHLGDRSPLALARQSLGTLPKEQRADAGKAVNLARGDAQCSYDERLAVLRAERDAAVLVAERIDVTLPSTRQPTGARHPITILAEHIADTFIAMGWELAEGPEVETEQFNFDALNFPPDHPARSEQDTFYIAPEDSRQLLRTHTSPVQVRTLLERDLPVYIISIGRTFRTDELDATHTPVFHQVEGLAVDRGLTMAHLRGTLDAFARSEFGPLARTRIRPHFFPFTEPSAEVDVWFANKKGGADWVEWGGCGMVHPNVLRAAGIDPEVYSGFAFGMGLERTLQFRNGIPDMRDMVEGDVRFSLPFGVGA, from the coding sequence GTGGGTGATCAACCCGTCGACCTTTCGCCGCAAGGATTGGCGAACGTAGTCAAACTTGCCCATCAGGCCTTTGCTTCGGCCGACAACCTGGAGGCATTGGCACGCGCCAAGACCGAGCACCTCGGCGACCGCTCGCCGCTGGCGCTGGCCCGCCAATCCTTGGGCACGCTTCCCAAAGAACAGCGCGCGGACGCCGGTAAGGCGGTGAACCTCGCTCGCGGTGACGCGCAGTGCAGCTATGACGAACGGTTGGCGGTCCTGCGGGCCGAACGTGACGCGGCCGTGTTGGTGGCCGAGCGCATTGACGTCACATTGCCGTCGACCCGGCAGCCGACCGGCGCGCGGCACCCGATCACGATATTGGCCGAGCACATCGCCGACACCTTCATCGCGATGGGATGGGAGCTGGCGGAAGGGCCGGAGGTCGAGACCGAGCAGTTCAACTTCGATGCTCTGAACTTTCCGCCTGATCACCCCGCGCGCAGCGAACAGGACACCTTCTACATCGCGCCGGAGGATTCTCGGCAGTTGCTGCGGACCCATACCTCGCCGGTGCAGGTACGGACCTTGCTGGAGCGCGATTTGCCGGTCTACATCATTTCAATCGGCCGGACATTCCGAACCGACGAGCTCGATGCCACCCACACGCCGGTGTTCCATCAGGTAGAGGGTCTTGCCGTGGACCGTGGGCTGACCATGGCGCACCTACGCGGAACGCTGGATGCCTTTGCCCGCTCGGAATTCGGGCCACTGGCGCGCACCCGAATTCGGCCGCACTTTTTCCCATTCACCGAACCCTCCGCCGAGGTCGATGTATGGTTTGCCAACAAGAAGGGCGGAGCTGACTGGGTGGAATGGGGCGGCTGCGGAATGGTGCATCCAAACGTGTTGCGGGCCGCGGGAATTGATCCAGAAGTGTATTCAGGATTTGCATTCGGTATGGGTCTTGAGCGAACGCTGCAGTTCCGCAATGGAATTCCAGACATGAGGGACATGGTTGAAGGCGACGTCCGGTTCTCGTTGCCGTTCGGGGTTGGTGCCTGA
- the pheT gene encoding phenylalanine--tRNA ligase subunit beta, with translation MRVPYSWLREVVAAGAPGWDVSPEELEQALVRIGHEVEAVTPVGPVTGPLTVGRVIEIEELSGFKKPIRACSVDFGEGEGREIVCGATNFAVGDLVVGALPGTILPSGFEIVVRKTYGRKSKGMMCSAAELGLGAEHSGILVLPPGTAQPGAAAAGILGFDDVVFHLAITPDRGYCMSIRGLAREIACAFDLDFVDPADVAPLPAEGEAWPLNVHPETGVRRFALRPVTGIDPSAVSPWWLQRRLLMCGMRVTSPAVDVTNYVMLELGHPMHAHDRNRISGAFSVRFARPGETVVTLDDVERRLDPTDVLIVDEVATTAIGGVMGAASTEVRGDSTDVLLEAAIWDAAAVSRTQRRLHLPSEAARRYERSVDPAVSVAALDRCAALLADIAGGAVSPTLTDWRGDPPRDDWSPPPIRIDADLPDRFAGVVYGPGTTARRLAQIGAEVLVDDEAALTVTPPSWRPDLQQPADLVEEVMRLEGLEAIPSVLPSAPAGRGLTAGQRRRRAIGKSLALSGFTEILPTPFLPAGVFDLWGLAADDQRRATTNVVNPLEADRPQLATTLLPALLEALGRNVSRGLADVALYAVAQVVQPTDQTRGIELIPVHRRPTDGEIAALDASLPRQPQHVAAVLTGLREPRGPWGPGRAVEAADAFEAVRIVARASAVDVMLRATQHLPWHPGRCAEVLVGEAVVGHAGQLHPAVIERAGLPKGTCALELNLDAIPIVETLPAPRVSPFPAVFQDLSLVVAADVSAQMVADAVRDGAGDLLEDLQLFDVFTGPQIGDDRKSLTFALRFRAPDRTLTEDDASAARDAAVQCAAQRVGAVLRS, from the coding sequence ATGCGTGTCCCTTATAGCTGGCTGCGTGAGGTTGTTGCGGCCGGTGCGCCGGGGTGGGATGTCTCGCCGGAGGAGCTCGAGCAGGCGCTGGTGCGCATTGGCCACGAAGTCGAAGCGGTGACTCCGGTGGGACCTGTGACCGGCCCGTTGACCGTTGGCCGCGTGATCGAGATTGAAGAGCTCTCCGGGTTCAAGAAGCCGATCCGCGCCTGTAGCGTCGACTTCGGTGAGGGCGAGGGCCGCGAGATTGTTTGTGGCGCAACCAACTTTGCGGTTGGTGACCTGGTCGTAGGGGCCCTGCCAGGCACCATCTTGCCCAGTGGATTCGAGATCGTCGTCCGCAAGACCTATGGCCGCAAATCAAAGGGGATGATGTGCTCGGCGGCCGAACTCGGTCTGGGGGCTGAGCATTCCGGGATCCTGGTGTTGCCGCCCGGAACCGCCCAGCCTGGGGCCGCGGCCGCCGGCATCCTGGGTTTTGATGACGTGGTCTTCCATCTGGCCATCACCCCCGACCGTGGTTATTGCATGTCGATCCGCGGTTTGGCCCGTGAGATCGCGTGCGCTTTCGACCTGGACTTTGTCGATCCCGCCGATGTGGCACCGTTACCGGCCGAGGGCGAAGCATGGCCGTTGAACGTGCACCCCGAGACCGGCGTGCGCCGGTTTGCGCTGCGTCCCGTCACCGGCATCGACCCGAGTGCTGTGTCGCCATGGTGGCTGCAACGCCGGCTGTTGATGTGCGGTATGCGCGTGACCTCGCCAGCAGTGGATGTGACCAACTACGTGATGCTGGAACTGGGGCACCCGATGCATGCGCACGACCGCAACCGGATCAGCGGGGCGTTCAGTGTGCGCTTTGCCCGGCCCGGCGAAACCGTGGTCACTCTCGACGACGTGGAACGTCGGCTCGATCCCACCGACGTGCTGATCGTCGACGAGGTCGCGACCACCGCGATCGGGGGCGTCATGGGCGCGGCCAGCACCGAGGTGCGCGGCGATTCCACCGATGTGCTGCTCGAGGCGGCGATATGGGACGCCGCCGCGGTATCACGCACGCAGCGGCGACTGCACTTGCCCAGTGAGGCGGCCCGCCGGTACGAACGGTCGGTTGACCCCGCAGTTTCGGTGGCCGCTCTGGATCGCTGTGCGGCGCTGCTCGCCGACATCGCCGGGGGAGCGGTGTCGCCGACGCTGACTGACTGGCGGGGTGACCCGCCGCGCGATGACTGGTCGCCACCACCGATCCGGATCGACGCTGACCTGCCGGATCGGTTTGCGGGAGTGGTCTACGGCCCGGGCACAACGGCCCGGCGGCTGGCCCAGATCGGTGCCGAGGTGCTTGTCGATGACGAGGCGGCGTTGACCGTGACACCGCCAAGTTGGCGACCGGACCTTCAGCAGCCCGCTGACCTCGTTGAGGAAGTGATGCGGTTGGAGGGGCTCGAGGCTATTCCCTCGGTGCTGCCCTCCGCGCCAGCGGGTCGCGGGCTGACCGCTGGCCAGCGGCGCCGCCGCGCGATCGGAAAGTCGCTGGCACTGTCCGGATTCACCGAGATCCTGCCGACGCCTTTTCTGCCCGCCGGCGTATTTGACCTGTGGGGGCTGGCCGCCGACGATCAGCGACGGGCGACGACAAATGTTGTCAATCCATTGGAGGCCGACCGTCCCCAGCTGGCCACGACATTGCTTCCCGCACTGCTTGAGGCACTGGGGCGCAACGTCTCCCGGGGTCTGGCAGATGTCGCGCTCTACGCCGTGGCGCAGGTGGTCCAGCCAACTGATCAGACTCGCGGCATCGAGCTAATTCCCGTGCACCGCCGGCCCACCGACGGGGAGATTGCCGCGCTGGATGCGTCCCTGCCCCGCCAACCACAGCACGTCGCCGCGGTCCTGACTGGCCTACGTGAACCGCGGGGACCGTGGGGCCCGGGTCGCGCCGTCGAGGCCGCCGACGCCTTCGAAGCGGTGCGTATCGTCGCGCGCGCCAGCGCCGTCGACGTGATGCTGCGGGCCACGCAACACCTGCCGTGGCATCCGGGGCGATGCGCGGAGGTGCTCGTCGGTGAAGCCGTCGTCGGTCACGCCGGCCAGCTGCATCCCGCGGTGATCGAACGGGCCGGCCTGCCGAAGGGCACCTGCGCGCTTGAGCTAAATCTCGACGCGATACCCATTGTCGAAACGCTGCCAGCACCGCGGGTTTCACCCTTTCCCGCGGTGTTCCAGGATCTCAGCCTGGTGGTGGCCGCCGACGTCTCGGCACAGATGGTCGCCGATGCCGTCCGAGACGGTGCCGGAGATCTGCTGGAGGATCTGCAGCTGTTCGACGTCTTTACCGGCCCGCAAATCGGGGACGACCGAAAATCGTTGACCTTCGCGCTGCGGTTCCGTGCACCAGATCGCACGCTGACCGAAGACGACGCGAGCGCGGCACGCGACGCCGCGGTGCAATGCGCTGCCCAGCGAGTCGGCGCCGTCTTGCGCAGCTGA